The Triticum aestivum cultivar Chinese Spring chromosome 5A, IWGSC CS RefSeq v2.1, whole genome shotgun sequence genomic sequence GATTTTCACCATATCCATTACGCGACAGTGCTCGACGCAAATAATCATTTAATCTTTTGGATCAGAAGCATATTACCATTCACATTTAAATATCATCTGTGCCCTGTTGCTTGCCAACCCCTATCAAAATGCTCTTGGCACCAACTTCTGGGACACCAGTCAATCCATTATCACTAGCATCATCTACCACAGACTGCAATGGCTAGTCTTGCAACTCCTGATCCTCATATCAAGTTTCAGATAAAGCCAAGTGATGATTCCTTCTTACAACCAGTTCCTAATTACTGTGCAAAATTTCCTTAAAAAATGTCAAGTGTTCGGAACTTGCGATACATGATGTTCATTCTGTGGACCTGGGATAGACTAGTGCAAAAACTAATTCATGAGATAATACTTCCATTTCAAATAGATGACTTGATTTTGTATTTTATGTATGTTTCAGTCAGTAGAATCTGCACTAAAGACATTATTTGCAGGAATGTTCTCAAGGAGTAGTGGTAAAGATGGGAGTAGGCTTAGTGCCTGCAGCAGTCGAGCTTCTTCGGCTTCCATGCCTCCAAGTGCAAAGACTGAATGTGAGATCTTGCAGTCAGCCAATGTTAAGGTCTTCACTTATAATGATCTCAGGTTAGCCACAAGGAACTTCCGTCCTGACAGTGTGCTCGGCGAAGGAGGGTTTGGATCTGTCTACAAAGGATGGATTGATGAGCATACATTGTCAGCTTGCAAACCTGGTACTGGAATACCTGTTGCTGTGAAAAGACTCAACCTGGAGGGTTTGCAAGGGCACCGAGAGTGGTTGGTGAGCATGACTGCCACTCCATTTCTTGCTGTTGTTCTTGGATGTCATTTTTCTTTGAAGTTTACTTTCGAATATCGGCATATTTATGTGATGTATCTGAATTCCTTAGTTACAGCTTCAAAAGTCCAATGGTTCGCACCTGTGTCCTTTATGTGATGCACCTGAATTCATTAGAGGATATTTTTCAAAAGTGTTAACCAAACACCTGGATATTTTTCTGACTTTATTATGTGTCCATTTATAGGCTGAAGTTAATTACCTAGGTCAGTTTTGCCATACCAACCTTGTCAAGCTAATTGGGTACTGCCTGGAGGATGAACACCGGCTCCTAGTGTACGAGTGCATGCCACGTGGGAGCTTGGAAAATCATCTTTTCAGGAGTAAGTTAAATTATGACTTGGTGCTCTACTGCTGTCTTATTCATTTTGCATACGATATCGATTCAGACTGTAGCATGTTCTTGTTATAACTTGCTACATATGAATCCTTGATGTAGGGGGCTCGCACTTTCAGCCTCTTTCATGGAACCTAAGAATGAAGGTTGCACTTGGAGCTGCTAAAGGACTAGCCTACCTTCACAGTGCAGAGGCTAAAGTTATTTATAGAGATTTCAAGACATCCAATATTCTCCTTGACACAGTAAGTGAAAGTGAATCATCAATACCATAGCTAACCTCTATGATCATCTGATATCTACTGAAACAAATGCATATTTTACTTCCCAGGACTATACCGCAAAACTCTCTGATTTTGGATTGGCAAAGGATGGCCCTGTTGGTGAGAAGAGTCATGTGTCCACAAGGGTAATGGGAACACATGGTTATGCAGCTCCAGAATATCTGTCAACAGGTAACCTTTGACTTGCAATTTTGTGTTTTACCGAGCCAGTATTCTGCACATTTGCTTGTCTTGGATATAAAACATTGTCATGTGACTGGAAGCATTGAATGTTAGCGCAGAGCTCTTAGTGCATTAGTTCATAGAAGTTAGTGTAAGCTGTAATTCATTAAAAATGTGTAAGCTGTTTCCTCTATATGCGCATCATCTGTTGCTGCGCAGATCCCATTTTTGGAACGACTTTTACTTTGCTCAATTTGCTAGATAAAGCAGTATAAATGCATCCCATGTCAGACTCTGATTGAATATCTAACACCCAAATGCCAATACTTGAAATGCATGATTTATGTATATACGGTGTACCTTTTCTTTTGTGAATTATGCACAAAGGTGTGAATACAAACTATGTAGGGAAATGTTTGATGGTGATTTTAATTGTCTTCAACGATAAGTTGTTCCATGAAATGATACTGATTGTTATGTAATTACTCTTAATTTATTTTGCTGTGCAAATGGTGCTATGCTGCCTTCTGGTAAAATTTACCTAGAGTTCATATTCAGTATGTGGAAAATATTCATTTAACTAGTCAGTAGTCACTATTTTCAAATCATCTAACATTTTCCTCTTAATTTACTTTGTTGTGGGAATATTAAAATTCTGCCTTCTAGGCATAGAGCGTGCTCTACTTTTTCATAACATTTACCCGCGAGCTCATATTCAGCATACGATGAACATCCATTTAACAAATCAACATTTTCAGGCCATCTTACTGCCAAGAGCGACATCTATAGCTTTGGGGTAGTGCTTCTGGAGATGCTGTCAGGCCGCCGTGCCATTGAC encodes the following:
- the LOC123105674 gene encoding receptor-like cytoplasmic kinase 176, encoding MGNCWGTRIKDGSTHPGVSGMFSRSSGKDGSRLSACSSRASSASMPPSAKTECEILQSANVKVFTYNDLRLATRNFRPDSVLGEGGFGSVYKGWIDEHTLSACKPGTGIPVAVKRLNLEGLQGHREWLAEVNYLGQFCHTNLVKLIGYCLEDEHRLLVYECMPRGSLENHLFRRGSHFQPLSWNLRMKVALGAAKGLAYLHSAEAKVIYRDFKTSNILLDTDYTAKLSDFGLAKDGPVGEKSHVSTRVMGTHGYAAPEYLSTGHLTAKSDIYSFGVVLLEMLSGRRAIDKNRPQGEHNLVEWARPYLTHKRKIFRVLDTRLEGQYSLNGAQTIAALAVECLSFEAKMRPSMDAVVSILEGIQDSSDPARRPADPARRPADPTRRPAAERPQDPKSGSKTAPGASNSGKGRRKSSGDLLKEPGRDPKPSAYSS